A region from the Halomarina litorea genome encodes:
- a CDS encoding segregation/condensation protein A: MTSADGDPPKAGRESANESSEEQRDSRDSADGEGDATSAGSETPRETGDDVAGDEGSVSETRAESEASREQGPPKADRESAEQSSDSEEPRDSPAGNEHTNGHDAHEGQDVADGVSLNIAGHEDREDPSADVSDLLGGDEAEAPDADDGEDGVEPVELLVQLADRGEIAPWDIDIVAVTDKFLAALDDGDLRTGGRALFYASVLLRMKSDALMEPDEPEEPELEPWEEPWDAPGAPEDDEWGGPDPFDALDREMDRRLERKRARGMPETLDELVRELREAERGSWWKESRTYDTSDSPKGFRRGTQTLDYRSGDDFRVDDEPTAGDVTGTAHQEDIETTIRHVNRALREQYDAGREEVLYAEIQEAGGSRVETFLALLFLAHRGQVRLQQDDLFGDLWVQDPAATETAAEAVAD, translated from the coding sequence ATGACTAGCGCGGACGGAGACCCGCCGAAGGCGGGTCGAGAGTCCGCGAACGAGTCGAGCGAGGAGCAACGCGACTCGCGAGACAGCGCGGACGGAGAGGGAGACGCGACCAGCGCGGGGTCGGAGACCCCGCGAGAAACCGGCGACGATGTCGCCGGTGACGAAGGGAGCGTCTCCGAGACGCGAGCGGAGAGCGAAGCGAGCCGCGAGCAAGGCCCGCCGAAGGCGGATCGCGAGTCCGCGGAGCAGTCGAGCGACTCGGAGGAACCGCGAGACAGCCCGGCCGGGAACGAACACACGAACGGTCACGACGCCCACGAGGGGCAGGACGTCGCGGACGGCGTCTCGCTGAACATCGCGGGTCACGAGGACCGCGAGGACCCCTCGGCGGACGTCTCGGACCTGCTGGGCGGTGACGAAGCGGAGGCCCCCGACGCGGACGACGGCGAGGATGGTGTCGAACCCGTCGAACTCCTCGTCCAGTTGGCCGACCGGGGCGAGATCGCCCCGTGGGACATCGACATCGTCGCGGTGACGGACAAGTTCCTCGCGGCGCTGGACGACGGCGACCTGCGGACCGGCGGGCGGGCGCTGTTCTACGCGAGCGTCCTCCTGCGGATGAAGAGCGACGCGCTGATGGAACCCGACGAGCCGGAGGAACCGGAGCTCGAACCGTGGGAGGAGCCGTGGGACGCCCCCGGTGCGCCGGAGGACGACGAGTGGGGAGGGCCGGACCCCTTCGACGCCCTCGACCGGGAGATGGACCGCCGCCTCGAACGCAAGCGCGCCCGCGGGATGCCCGAGACGCTCGACGAACTCGTCCGCGAGTTGCGGGAGGCAGAGCGCGGGTCGTGGTGGAAGGAGTCCCGGACCTACGACACCAGCGACTCGCCGAAGGGGTTCCGCCGGGGCACCCAGACCCTCGACTACCGGTCTGGCGACGACTTCCGGGTGGACGACGAACCGACCGCGGGCGACGTGACCGGGACGGCCCACCAGGAGGACATCGAGACGACCATCCGGCACGTCAACCGCGCCCTTCGAGAGCAGTACGACGCCGGGCGCGAGGAGGTGCTCTACGCCGAGATTCAGGAAGCCGGCGGGTCGCGCGTCGAGACGTTCCTCGCGCTCCTCTTTCTGGCCCACCGCGGGCAGGTCCGCCTCCAGCAGGACGACCTGTTCGGCGACCTGTGGGTGCAGGACCCCGCCGCGACGGAGACGGCCGCGGAGGCCGTCGCGGACTGA
- a CDS encoding DoxX family protein, with amino-acid sequence MQSEITTSRWSGWSPVFMRAALGTVFVVSGLGKFGVGPKSVGGIGNFGGYLASLGVPLPEVFAWIVGLVELFGGLLLLVGLFTRYAAAFIAIDMLAALWLVHIPNGFPVSEGGIEFAFTLMMVSIAVVLSGPGRLALEYAIFGRELLPRARSDDAVETPIRT; translated from the coding sequence ATGCAATCAGAGATTACGACCAGCAGGTGGTCCGGCTGGAGCCCCGTCTTCATGCGCGCGGCCCTCGGGACGGTCTTCGTCGTCAGCGGCCTCGGGAAGTTCGGCGTCGGTCCCAAGTCCGTCGGCGGTATCGGGAACTTCGGCGGCTACCTCGCCTCGCTGGGCGTCCCCCTGCCCGAGGTGTTCGCCTGGATCGTGGGCCTCGTCGAACTGTTCGGCGGCCTCCTGCTCCTGGTGGGCCTGTTCACCCGCTACGCGGCGGCGTTCATCGCCATCGACATGCTCGCGGCGCTGTGGCTCGTCCACATCCCGAACGGCTTCCCCGTCAGCGAGGGTGGCATCGAGTTCGCCTTCACGCTGATGATGGTCTCCATCGCCGTGGTCCTCAGCGGCCCCGGCCGCCTCGCGCTGGAGTACGCCATCTTCGGCCGTGAACTCCTGCCCCGTGCGCGCAGCGACGACGCCGTCGAGACGCCCATCCGGACGTAA
- the mtnP gene encoding S-methyl-5'-thioadenosine phosphorylase — protein MTVGFIGGSGIYEALDLENVREEDVTTPFGDPSAPITIGEMAGTDVAFLPRHGRDHQFSPTTAPYRANVHALKQVGVERILASNAVGSLREDLPPQSLLVPDQIFDRTSHRTHSFFGEGMVAHMGFADPYCPHMATHLVESADAVGRDAEDGGTYVCVEGPQYSTRAESEFFRGQGWDVVGMTAIPEAKLAREAEMCYATVTGVTDYDVWKQDAEVTLEEVLENAAANETAIKQVVEHAIEHLPDERDCDCGHALEGTINTPSEAIPEETKERVDLLAGEYL, from the coding sequence ATGACAGTCGGCTTCATCGGCGGCAGCGGCATCTACGAGGCGCTCGACCTTGAGAACGTCCGCGAGGAGGACGTGACGACGCCCTTCGGCGACCCCAGCGCGCCCATCACTATCGGGGAGATGGCGGGCACCGACGTCGCCTTCCTCCCGCGTCACGGCCGGGACCACCAGTTCTCGCCGACCACCGCGCCCTACCGCGCGAACGTCCACGCGCTGAAGCAGGTGGGCGTCGAACGCATCCTCGCCAGCAACGCCGTGGGCTCCCTGCGCGAGGACCTGCCCCCGCAGTCGCTGCTCGTCCCCGACCAGATTTTCGACCGGACGAGCCACCGCACGCACTCCTTCTTCGGCGAGGGGATGGTCGCCCACATGGGCTTTGCGGACCCCTACTGTCCGCACATGGCCACGCACCTCGTGGAGTCGGCGGACGCGGTAGGGAGGGACGCCGAGGACGGCGGCACCTACGTCTGCGTCGAGGGGCCGCAGTACTCCACGCGCGCCGAGAGCGAGTTCTTCCGCGGGCAGGGCTGGGACGTCGTCGGCATGACGGCCATTCCGGAGGCGAAACTCGCCCGCGAGGCCGAGATGTGCTACGCCACCGTGACGGGCGTGACGGACTACGACGTCTGGAAGCAGGACGCCGAGGTCACCCTCGAGGAGGTACTGGAGAACGCCGCCGCCAACGAGACGGCCATCAAGCAGGTGGTCGAACACGCCATCGAGCACCTGCCCGACGAACGCGACTGTGACTGCGGCCACGCGCTGGAGGGCACCATCAACACGCCGAGCGAGGCCATCCCCGAGGAGACCAAGGAACGAGTGGACCTGTTGGCCGGCGAGTACCTCTGA
- a CDS encoding phosphoribosyltransferase gives MSDLPDDFKCTITNWEYIYDLCREVSDQVKDAEFEPDVVVALARGGWFAGRCICDFLGLDDLTSLKMEHYVGTAQKAGEPQVRYPMPEGSVEGKDVLIIDDIADTGGSIKRAHEYVEERNPNDVRTGTLQLLGTSEFEPDYVGERLDEWAWVVYPWNFIEDMVDLVSGVMAKDAEGPYTTDELRGLLGEYHEVERIEMEIAQPGRMGEVVDEMERRGVIESVGDRWRLVENRGDA, from the coding sequence ATGAGCGACCTCCCGGACGACTTCAAGTGCACCATCACCAACTGGGAGTACATCTACGACCTCTGTCGCGAGGTGAGCGACCAGGTCAAGGACGCCGAGTTCGAACCCGATGTTGTGGTGGCGCTCGCCCGCGGAGGCTGGTTCGCGGGCCGCTGTATCTGCGACTTCCTCGGGCTGGACGACCTGACGAGCCTGAAGATGGAACACTACGTCGGCACCGCCCAGAAGGCGGGCGAACCGCAGGTGCGCTACCCCATGCCCGAGGGGAGCGTCGAGGGCAAGGACGTCCTCATCATCGACGACATCGCGGACACGGGCGGGTCCATCAAGCGCGCCCACGAGTACGTCGAGGAGCGAAACCCCAACGACGTGCGCACGGGTACCCTCCAGCTTCTCGGGACCAGCGAGTTCGAACCGGACTACGTCGGCGAACGCCTCGACGAGTGGGCGTGGGTCGTCTACCCGTGGAACTTCATCGAGGACATGGTCGACCTCGTCAGCGGCGTCATGGCCAAGGACGCCGAGGGCCCCTACACGACCGACGAACTCCGGGGCCTCCTCGGGGAGTACCACGAGGTCGAACGCATCGAGATGGAGATCGCCCAGCCCGGACGGATGGGCGAGGTCGTCGACGAGATGGAGCGCCGGGGGGTCATCGAGTCCGTCGGCGACCGCTGGCGACTCGTCGAGAACCGCGGCGACGCGTAG
- a CDS encoding pyridoxamine 5'-phosphate oxidase family protein, which yields MADIPDEAESLLTESRETAFLATCSEGKPHVAPVWYRYEDGVVELVTTGRKLANLRANPRVSLAVQAAGEGIPEWTVTVLGTATVVDDEDATREANRRINRKYGVEDEAWAGENTLVRVAVGSASVRTY from the coding sequence ATGGCGGACATCCCCGACGAAGCCGAGTCGCTCCTCACCGAGAGCCGCGAGACGGCCTTCCTCGCGACGTGTTCCGAGGGCAAGCCGCACGTCGCGCCCGTGTGGTATCGCTACGAGGACGGCGTCGTGGAACTCGTCACGACGGGGCGCAAACTCGCCAACCTCCGCGCGAACCCGCGCGTCTCGCTAGCGGTGCAGGCGGCGGGTGAGGGCATCCCCGAGTGGACCGTGACGGTCCTCGGGACGGCGACGGTGGTGGACGACGAGGACGCCACCCGCGAGGCGAACCGGCGCATCAACCGGAAGTACGGGGTCGAAGACGAGGCGTGGGCGGGCGAGAACACGCTCGTTCGAGTGGCGGTGGGGTCTGCGTCGGTCAGGACGTACTGA
- a CDS encoding alpha/beta hydrolase produces MQPSRRRFLRTAGLAGATLLAGCGSDGGDGPAANGTTETATGSPTRTPDAALDAAARQFVERLAAGEYEAAREQFAPGLASQVSADRLDQLWAGLVDERGPFVEIASAETTTVQGFDAVLVTAQFSRARQVIRVVFDGEGRVAGLQFLQTDQGTYAPPEYADRSAFTEVSRTIEATEACSLPATLSLPTGEGEVPAVVVVHGSGPVDRDGTVGATKPYRDLAWGLATRGVAVLRYEKRTAACEVDLGNLTVDDEVTDDAVAAVDLLRGEERVDSGRIAVVGHSLGGMLAPRIVAQSRAAGMVALAAPARPLVDLLVEQVRYLAELDGSVSDAERERIEAVEAAAERVRTLDVGDGELVLGAPRSYWESLRTYDPVATAADLDVPRAFLQGGRDYQVTVEGDFERWREALGGQANVAFTRYPELNHLFVAGEGPPRPAEYYDPGNVDERVVVDVAERVSAL; encoded by the coding sequence ATGCAGCCCTCCAGACGGCGATTCCTGCGGACCGCGGGACTCGCGGGCGCGACGCTCCTCGCAGGGTGCGGGTCCGACGGCGGGGACGGACCCGCCGCGAACGGAACCACGGAGACGGCGACCGGTTCTCCCACGCGAACGCCGGACGCGGCCCTCGACGCCGCGGCCCGGCAGTTCGTCGAACGCCTCGCGGCGGGGGAGTACGAGGCCGCCCGTGAGCAGTTCGCGCCGGGGTTGGCCTCGCAGGTGAGCGCGGACCGGCTAGACCAACTGTGGGCCGGACTGGTCGACGAGCGCGGCCCGTTCGTCGAGATAGCGAGTGCGGAGACGACGACGGTACAGGGGTTCGACGCCGTCCTCGTCACCGCGCAGTTCAGTCGCGCCCGGCAGGTCATCCGGGTCGTCTTCGACGGCGAGGGGCGCGTGGCGGGTCTCCAGTTCCTGCAGACCGACCAGGGGACGTACGCGCCGCCGGAGTACGCGGACCGGTCGGCGTTCACCGAGGTGTCCCGGACCATCGAGGCGACCGAGGCGTGTTCGCTCCCGGCGACGCTCTCGCTCCCGACCGGCGAGGGGGAGGTTCCGGCCGTCGTGGTCGTCCACGGGTCGGGGCCGGTCGACCGCGACGGCACCGTCGGCGCGACCAAGCCCTACCGGGACCTCGCGTGGGGGCTGGCCACCCGCGGCGTGGCCGTCCTGCGCTACGAGAAGCGCACCGCGGCCTGCGAGGTGGACCTGGGGAACCTGACAGTCGACGACGAGGTGACCGACGACGCGGTGGCCGCCGTCGACCTCCTTCGGGGCGAAGAGCGCGTCGACTCGGGGCGAATCGCCGTCGTCGGGCACAGCCTCGGCGGGATGCTCGCCCCGCGCATCGTCGCGCAGTCCCGCGCCGCGGGGATGGTGGCGCTCGCGGCCCCCGCGCGTCCGCTCGTGGACCTGCTGGTCGAACAGGTGCGCTACCTCGCGGAACTGGACGGATCGGTGAGCGACGCCGAACGCGAACGAATCGAGGCGGTCGAGGCGGCCGCCGAACGCGTCCGGACGCTCGACGTCGGCGACGGGGAACTCGTCCTCGGCGCGCCGCGGTCGTACTGGGAGAGTCTCCGGACCTACGACCCCGTGGCGACCGCCGCGGACCTCGACGTGCCCCGCGCGTTCCTGCAGGGCGGGCGGGACTACCAGGTGACCGTCGAGGGCGACTTCGAGCGCTGGCGGGAGGCGCTGGGCGGGCAGGCGAACGTCGCGTTCACGCGCTACCCCGAGTTGAACCACCTCTTCGTGGCCGGCGAGGGACCGCCGCGTCCGGCAGAGTACTACGACCCCGGCAACGTCGACGAACGGGTCGTCGTCGACGTCGCGGAGCGCGTCTCGGCGCTGTAG
- a CDS encoding 2-phosphosulfolactate phosphatase encodes MTSSNTEARRPELDAALIEHRERLPEDPAPGNYVVVDVMHFSSTVVELFAGGAEYVHITEKRGDEFGFRDDTPEAVIGGGKTDDYEPAEGYDFFNSPSYVQSVDVAGKPVSMTSTNGGQAVTDLRLSDTEDVAVYVGGTTNARAVANHLAGEDRPTYLVSAGAGDGTVATEDHIGATLVGRYLRGDSVADVERDLYRELLEVAKGANYTDKHETRRRDVREFSKAIDSRSVVPRLEGDTLYDVSEATVGVAAD; translated from the coding sequence ATGACCAGTTCGAACACCGAGGCGCGGCGACCCGAACTCGACGCTGCGCTCATCGAACACCGCGAGCGACTCCCCGAGGACCCGGCCCCGGGGAACTACGTCGTCGTCGACGTGATGCACTTCTCTTCCACCGTCGTCGAACTGTTCGCGGGCGGCGCGGAGTACGTCCACATCACCGAGAAGCGCGGCGACGAGTTCGGGTTCCGCGATGACACCCCCGAGGCGGTCATCGGCGGGGGGAAGACCGACGACTACGAACCGGCCGAGGGGTACGACTTCTTCAACTCCCCGAGCTACGTCCAGTCGGTCGACGTCGCCGGCAAGCCGGTGAGCATGACCTCGACGAACGGCGGGCAGGCCGTGACGGACCTCCGTCTCTCGGACACCGAGGACGTCGCCGTGTACGTCGGCGGGACGACGAACGCGCGGGCCGTCGCCAACCACCTCGCGGGCGAGGACCGGCCGACGTACCTCGTCAGCGCCGGGGCTGGCGACGGCACCGTCGCCACCGAGGACCACATCGGCGCGACGCTCGTCGGTCGCTACCTCCGGGGCGACTCGGTCGCCGACGTGGAACGTGACCTCTATCGCGAACTGCTGGAGGTGGCGAAGGGGGCGAACTACACCGACAAGCACGAGACGCGCCGCCGCGACGTCCGGGAGTTCAGCAAGGCAATCGACAGTCGCAGCGTCGTCCCTCGACTCGAGGGCGACACGCTCTACGACGTGAGCGAGGCGACGGTCGGCGTCGCCGCCGACTGA